The Vitis vinifera cultivar Pinot Noir 40024 chromosome 8, ASM3070453v1 genome segment gaatgaagagtatAAATCTATGCAAGACAATAAAGTTTGGGAACTTGTCCCATTACCAGTTGGTACGAAacccattggttgtaaatggatatttaaaaccaaacgggattcaaatggtaatgtagaaagatataaagcacgtcttgtagctaaaggctttactcaaaaagaaggaattgacttcaaagagaccttctctccagtttctACGAAGGACTCTTTCAGGATAATCATGGCACTAGTTGCACATTATGATcttgagttacatcaaatggatgttaaaacagcgtttctcaatggtgacattgatgaaacaatttatatggtacaactagaaaattttgtgtccgaagactcaaagaatatggtttgtaaattgactaaatccatttatgggctcaagcaagcttctcgtcagtggtacttcaagtttcatcaaattattgtctCATATGGTTTTGAGGCAAATCTTATGGATGAATGTGTGTATCACAAATTCAGTGGGAGTAAGTATATTTTCCTGGTTTTATATGTCGATGACATATTGCTAGCCACAAATGATATTAGCATATTGCACGACACCAAgagatttttatcaaaacattttgagatgaaagatcttggtgatgcCTCCTTTGTCTTAGGAATCCAGATACACCGAGATCGTTCTAGGtgtattttaggattgtcacaaATGACCTATATTGATAAAGTCCTCCAAAGGTATGACATGCAAAATAGCAAACCAGGTGATACCCCTGTCGCTAAAGGAGACAAATTCAGTCTTAATCAATGCCctaaaaatagtttagaaaGTCAAGAAATGCAGAAGATTCCTTACGCTTCGGCTGTGGGGAGTCTAATGTATGCTCAGGTATGTACAcgtccggatattgcgtacattgttggcATGTTAGGCAGATATCTAAGTAACCCTGGAATGGATCATTGGAGAGCAGCCAAGAGGGTTATGAGATATTTACAGAGAACAAAAGAGTACATGCTTACATATAGGAGATTGGATCAGTTAGAGTTGATTGGGTATTCCGACTCCGACTTTGCTGGATGCCAAGACAGCAGAAGATCCACATCAGGCTATATTTATTTGTTGGCTGGTGGAGCAATTTCATGGAGGTCTGCCAAACAGACACTCGTAACTTCATCCACCATGGAAGCAGAGTTTGTAGCATGTTATGAGGCATCCAATCAAGGAATATGGCTACGAAATTTTGTCACTGGGCTGCGTGTTCTGGATGGTATTGAAAGACCACTGAAgatattttgtgacaataaatcagcagttttatattccaataacaacaggagttctacaaaatcaaaatacattgaTATCAAGTTCCTTGTTGTAAAAGAAAAGGTACAGAGTGGACAGATATCCATAGAGCATATTGGAACAAACTCCATGATAGCGGATCCGCTTACAAAGGGATTACCACCCAAGGTCTTTCATGAGCACACTGCTCATATGGGTGTTGTCTCATTTGAGGATATCCAAatttagtgggagtttgtattaTTCATTGTATATTGCTCTATGTTATGTTTAGACTTTATCTATACATTTGGATTGTGTTCTGCAGAAATAAAGTATTCATTTTATTGCACTCTGTTAAATTATGCTAAAGATTTGATCTCAATAAAGTTAAGTTGGACCAGTTGGAAATAGGCATGAATAGATCACATtgcatgtaatttccatgctatgcACTCATGATTGATCTATGTCATTTAGCTGTGCAGATATATGTGACCATTGATTGGTCTAGTAACGATTGATGTAACAAAGGCCACCTTGATCCTATGTCAGTATAGTTAATGGACGAGATTGTTCGGATATACCCTAAGGACATGATAGCAAATTTTGAGCTCATAAGGTTAAGCACATTTATTTGATTACATATGCATGTGGGccagtgggagattgttagattaatttttgtaattaatctataatttgggccacacatgtaaataattaaaatgtgtatgctatcatttaattaagcctaaatatagtgatctaattaataattgattaattggcttaagggtataattgtcatgagattattgtgtagataccattagacaattattatttctatgaggggcagaaatataattgtgataaaattaaaactgccctagcggtttataaatagggttatggtccccattctacgactacgcattccaatttctgaaaatcctctcagagagaaattgacacagaatctagtggctagaattggaagaccatctcaaagggttttcttcctataaggtttctccttcaatggattcaggtatgcttccgctattattttttttactcattgtttttaatcaggagattccagtatatatgaaattagggtattctccttattaaatattccagtatatatgaagttagggtattcaccttattaaatattccagtatatatgaagttagggtattcaccttgctaaatattccagtatatataaATTAGGGTATTTATCTTGGTTGAGTTATAACAAGGATCTTGGTTGGATTCTAACAGGAGTAGCACCTATACAAAATTTCGCAATAAGACTACATGGTAGAAGGCATCTCTAGAGCCCATCTATAAAAGAGAGCCTACGCATAAAAGATGTTTTACCAATTGTAGAATCATAATAACGAAAGGtttcttctattattttattttaatctcaCTACAAATCCTATCACatcacatttattttaattataacaaatgtccaaaattgtttttttaatatatatatatatatatatatatgtataagtgttgtataaaaaataatattgattcgTTTAATCATTATAAAATTAGAATGTCATGCCGcgttaattaattttgattatttaaatttgtGGAGGATCTTATTATGTGATTTATAATGTGTAAAGGACTAGTAACTGATGTTGAGGACATAAAAGCTCCGTTATCacttattttgttatttataatattttttattatatagtaaaaaaattattacacaTTCATGGATGTACATATAATTGATCATTAAAACctcatatattattatataaattattttatttttgtattattgAAATATTCTTACACATTCGTAGATGTGCGTATAATTGATTAAACCATATTAAAAACTCGTATATCATCGTGTTGATTATTATTGAATTAACATTGTTCATATTAAAGTTTTCGTTGACTCAATAAATTAGTATTACAACTTCTGATACATAATaacgaaaaataaaataaaataaaacatagaaaacaaattatGTATGCAATTCAGAACCTTCAAAACTGCACAAACTCTCCCAACTCAAGTTAAATCTCAACAAATTTTATGttaattaagagaaaatatattttaacattttgaaCTAAgattttcattcacttttaaataattttaagtcatttaaaaaaaatcgttttgcaaaaaaaaaattgtatattttttgctattatttaatttatatgtatCAACAgtgcatttaatttttaattatgtcaattaatgaattttcaatGCCCAAATAACAATTCTGTATGTCGATATACCTGATTAttgatatatattaattatgatgTCTTCGAAGATCTCTgttaatatttatctttttctcGATTTAAGCTCAAATGTGGCTGTAGTTTAGTGGTAAGAAT includes the following:
- the LOC132254210 gene encoding secreted RxLR effector protein 161-like, whose product is MQKIPYASAVGSLMYAQVCTRPDIAYIVGMLGRYLSNPGMDHWRAAKRVMRYLQRTKEYMLTYRRLDQLELIGYSDSDFAGCQDSRRSTSGYIYLLAGGAISWRSAKQTLVTSSTMEAEFVACYEASNQGIWLRNFVTGLRVLDEKVQSGQISIEHIGTNSMIADPLTKGLPPKVFHEHTAHMGVVSFEDIQI